The DNA sequence CAACGGACTGGTCGACCGTCAGGCACGCCCCGATGCACCGTCACGGGTCGAGTATCAACTCACCGTCCTGGGCCGGACCTTGCTGGCTCCCATCGACGCTGTCGGCGCATGGGCCTTCGAGTACGGCGATGACGTTATGGCAGCCCGGGAAGCAGTGTGCACTCCCGCCCCGCAGTCCCCTCCTACTCGCTGAACCGGTCAGCAGCGTGAGCGCAGACGTCACCTGATAGCCGGTGCAGACCTGGGACGCGCCCTCGACGCCCTCCTTGTAACGCCCCGCTGCGTGGCTACGACCGGCGCCCCCGCCTCAACGACGACACCCTCCCCGTACTTGGCATGGCGTACATCGCCACCTACGCCCACGCACAGGGCTACAACGTCGGCGTCCTGGATGCTGAGTCACATGGTCTCGGCATCCAGCAGGCTGCCCAGGTCATCAACGCCCTCCAACTCCGCTGGGTCGGCTTCAACCTCATCGCCCCCACGTACCACCTCACCGCCACAATCGCAGCCGTGCGGGGTACTGAAGATCCAGTTCTGACCAGGTGAGTGAACGCAAGCCGTACCCGAGCGACTTATCGGGCGAGCAGTGGTCGTTGATCGAGCCGGTGATCACGGCGTGGAAGGACCGGCACCGATCAGTCAGCGGCCATGAGGGCGCCTACGCGATGCGGGAGATCGTGAACGCGATCCTCTACCAGAGTCGGATCGGCTGCCAGTGGGCCTACCTGCCGCACGATCTGCCGCCCAAGAGCGCGACGTACTACTACTTCGGCGCCTGGCGGGACGACGGGAACGACCAGGTCATCCACGAACTCCTGCGCTGCGAGGTCCGTGAGCGGGCTCGCCGAGGACCCGACCCTGGTGGTGCTGTGAACATCCAGCCCCTGCCTGACGCGCTCGGCCTCCATGAGGACGCCGCCCGGGTCATGGCCGACGGCCTCCGCACCCAGATCGGTGAACCCCAGGCCCGGCTGCGGGAGGCCGAGACCCACCTCGAGCACCTGACGATCACCCGGAAGACCGTCACCGCCCTCGCCGACCGGGTCCCCGCACAGACGGCCTCGCCGGACCTGCCCGAGCACCCGGACTACCCCCGCATCCTCGCCGTATTCAACGAGGCCGCCGGCCCGCTGAGGGCCCGTGACGTCTGCGAAGCCCTCGACCACGAACTGCTGCCGAAGAACATCGAAGGCACCCGCAGCTGAACGCCTGGTCAAGCTCGACATCCTGACCGAGGTCGACACC is a window from the Streptomyces zhihengii genome containing:
- a CDS encoding winged helix-turn-helix transcriptional regulator, encoding MTTDAFLADCRARLAFDLLSNTWNAVVLWALRDGPMRPVDLRERIGGISSKVLTETLRRLQFNGLVDRQARPDAPSRVEYQLTVLGRTLLAPIDAVGAWAFEYGDDVMAAREAVCTPAPQSPPTR